A DNA window from Aspergillus nidulans FGSC A4 chromosome V contains the following coding sequences:
- a CDS encoding uncharacterized protein (transcript_id=CADANIAT00003258) — protein MSPSILHSCPSCGHVTDISEILTDFVGDPHCTQCGLSASEGKLRAQDDLVSLFNTHMSIGQSRVSEGPEVPATPSPITYSITQHYHHSAHVAQRAAMPGLAVPQNVAPPVTSETANGVLEMLMHHRINPSTLSTSQLELFANAMPDQQNRLIQMWQICPEPGKLGQSQAVLTMDLEMGDSAQAPNNGDITDHSAEPYMLAGYGLVAHQREAGQANHPSNELTLCSPYRLFSDPVYQAGGQRWWERTQATTMEN, from the exons ATGTCTCCGTCGATATTGCATAGTTGTCCCTCCTGTGGACATGTTACCGATATCTCTGAGATACTGACTGACTTTGTGGGAGACCCTCACTGCACCCAG TGCGGTTTATCAGCGTCCGAGGGTAAATTAAGAGCACAGGATGATCTTGTGTCGCTGTTTAACACACACATGAGCATCGGTCAATCCCGGGTCTCTGAAGGACCGGAAGTGCCTGCGACACCTTCTCCAATCACATATAGTATCACACAGCATTATCATCATTCAGCGCATGTAGCACAGAGAGCCGCTATGCCGGGGTTAGCTGTCCCGCAGAATGTTGCTCCACCGGTGACCAGTGAAACTGCGAATGGAGTACTCGAGATGCTCATGCACCACCGTATCAATCCATCCACACTGTCAACGAGTCAATTAGAGCTATTTGCGAACGCCATGCCAGATCAGCAGAATCGCTTGATTCAGATGTGGCAGATATgcccagagcctgggaaattgggccagagccaggcggTTCTTACCATGGATTTAGAAATGGGCGATTCGGCTCAAGCACCAAATAATGGCGATATTACAGACCATTCTGCCGAACCATATATGCTTGCTGGGTATGGTCTGGTCGCTCACCAGAGGGAGGCCGGTCAGGCTAATCACCCATCAAATGAGCTCACCCTTTGTTCTCCATACAGGCTTTTCAGCGACCCTGTCTATCAAGCAGGAGGCCAGCGCTGGTGGGAACGAACACAAGCTACGACGATGGAAAACTAG
- a CDS encoding uncharacterized protein (transcript_id=CADANIAT00003262), whose amino-acid sequence MWILPLVGYLGVIIGFCFLTLAIARRLLSRLIYGIITIQILLLLVDKFPFSLSLLSIGSHIVYASNLRRFPIVKLSDPFFILSCFLVGLNHWLWFQHFSKPTTLQRSSTSWRQPYNVSPNDMPTFTEVASYFGLCVWLVPFALFVSLSAGENVLPTMGSEYATGKPVPTAGLSRGSLGADGKNKNKGMAKALVDGVREWVSENGELMGFWKGDRAKSF is encoded by the exons ATGTGGATACTACCATTAGTAGGGTATCTGGGAGTGATAATAGGATTCTGCTTTCTCACTTTAGCCATAG CTCGCCGGCTTTTATCTCGCCTGATATACGGCATAATAACGATCCAGATTCTGCTCCTTCTTGTGGACAAATTCCCCTTCtcactctccctcctcaGTATCGGCTCCCACATCGTCTACGCAAGCAATCTCCGCCGCTTTCCCATAGTGAAACTCTCAGACCCGTTTTTCATCCTTTCCTGTTTCCTCGTTGGCCTCAACCACTGGCTATGGTTCCAGCACTTTTCGAAGCCCACCACACTGCAAAGGAGCTCTACGAGCTGGCGACAGCCGTATAATGTTAGCCCCAACGACATGCCGACGTTTACAGAAGTGGCGTCATACTTTGGACTCTGCGTGTGGCTAGTGCCTTTTGCGCTGTTTGTTAGTCTGAGTGCGGGAGAGAACGTGCTGCCCACCATGGGATCTGAATATGCAACTGGCAAACCGGTTCCCACGGCGGGGTTGAGTCGGGGCTCTCTAGGTGCTGATGGTAAGAATAAGAACAAGGGCATGGCGAAGGCGTTAGTTGATGGTGTGCGCGAGTGGGTTAGTGAAAACGGGGAATTGATGGGGTTCTGGAAAGGTGATCGTGCAAAGAGTTTCTAG
- a CDS encoding proteasome core particle subunit alpha 7 (transcript_id=CADANIAT00003257), with translation MTSIGTGYDLSNSVFSPDGRNFQVEYAVKAVENGGTSIGIRCKDGVVLAVEKIITSKLLKPGANKRISTVDRHVGIVSSGLAPDGRHFVSRARDEASSWRGIYKSPIPVSALANRLGGYVQAYTLYSSVRPFGVTSIVGGWDSEAELAVDGQVGSGPQSGSGGKVEGAKSGGPGLYMIEPSGLYWGYYGAATGKGRQAAKAELEKLDLASEKLSLQDAVKEAARIIYVAHEDNKDKEFELEMSWISSLNGPTKGRHEEVPKELLEEAERAAKRALEGDDEEEEDGSKATGNEGERMEE, from the exons ATG ACGTCCATCGGCACCGGCTACGATCTATCCAACTCAGTGTTCTCTCCAGATGGTCGGAACTTTCAG GTTGAATATGCTGTGAAGGCTGTCGAGAACGGTGGAACGTCCATAGGCATCAGGTGTAAGGACGGGGTTGTTCTTGCAGTCGAGAAGATCATCACCAGCAAACTCCTGAAGCCCGGTGCGAACAAGCGAATATCTACTGTCGATCGTCACGTTGGCATT GTCTCATCGGGATTGGCTCCCGATGGTCGTCATTTTGTTTCCCGTGCTCGCGATGAAGCGTCCTCATGGCGTGGGATTTACAAAAGTCCTATTCCCGTTTCGGCTCTAGCGAACCGTCTTGGGGGCTACGTGCAAGCATACACCTTGTACTCAAGCGTTCGACCATTTGGTGTTACTTCAATTGTTGGGGGCTGGGACTCTGAGGCTGAGCTTGCAGTCGATGGTCAAGTGGGAAGTGGACCGCAGTCAGGTTCTGGCGGGAAAGTCGAAGGCGCGAAATCGGGAGGACCAGGTTTATATATGATCGAACCAAGCGGTCTGTATTGG GGGTACTATGGGGCTGCAACCGGTAAAGGAAGGCAGGCGGCCAAAGCCGAACTTGAAAAGCTAGACCTGGCTTCGGAGAAACTCAGCCTGCAAGATGCTGTAAAGGAGGCGGCTAGGATTATCTACGTTGCTCATGAAGataacaaggacaaggaatTTGAGCTTGAAATGAGCTGGATTAGCTCACTGAATGGTCCAACAAAAGGCAGACACGAAGAGGTGCCGAAAGAACTACTCGAGGAGGCAGAACGAGCGGCTAAGCGGGCCCTTGAAGgagacgacgaggaagaagaagatggttCGAAAGCAACCGGCAATGAGGGCGAGAGGATGGAAGAGTGA
- the ppgA gene encoding mating alpha-pheromone PpgA (transcript_id=CADANIAT00003259), producing MKLFFVSILLAALLATAVKAAPAAELQHRWCRFAGRICPPTKRTADALNFVKREAEAVAEPFKINRWCRFRGQVCGKAKRAAEAIGNVKLSAEAVADAMAFLDELTREEYAQLAKDFGHLKESDNSDG from the coding sequence ATGaagcttttcttcgtctCGATTCTTCTTGCCGCGTTGCTGGCAACCGCTGTTAAGGCTGCACCTGCCGCTGAATTACAACATCGATGGTGCAGATTCGCCGGTAGAATCTGCCCCCCGACCAAGCGTACTGCCGACGCCCTCAACTTTGTCAAGCGTGAGGCCGAAGCGGTGGCCGAGCCCTTCAAAATCAATAGATGGTGCAGGTTCCGTGGCCAGGTTTGTGGCAAGGCCAAACGTGCCGCGGAAGCCATTGGAAATGTCAAGCTCTCTGCTGAGGCCGTTGCAGACGCTATGGCTTTTTTGGATGAGCTTACCCGGGAAGAGTACGCCCAGCTCGCGAAAGATTTCGGCCATCTCAAGGAGTCTGACAATTCCGACGGGTAA
- the gfa1 gene encoding glutamine--fructose-6-phosphate transaminase (isomerizing) GFA1 (transcript_id=CADANIAT00003255) produces MCGIFGYINYLVERDRKYILDTLLNGLSRLEYRGYDSAGLAVDGDKKNEVCAFKEVGKVAKLKQLIEESKPDLTKTFESHAGISHTRWATHGTPSRLNCHPHRSDPNWEFSVVHNGIITNYKELKALLESKGFRFETETDTECIAKLTKYLYDQQPDIDFTVLAKAVVKELAGAFGLLIKSVHYPHEVIAARKGSPLVIGVRTSRKMKVDFVDVEYSEDVALPAEQASQNAAIKNSATGLLAPPDKSLLHRSQSRAFLSDDGIPQPAEFFLSSDPSAIIEHTKKVLYLEDDDIAHIHEGQLNIHRLTKDDGTSNVRAIQTIELELQEIMKGKFDHFMQKEIFEQPESVVNTMRGRLDVANKQVTLGGLRQYISTIRRCRRIIFIACGTSYHSCMAVRGVFEELTEIPIAVELASDFLDRQAPVFRDDTCVFVSQSGETADSLMALRYCLERGALTVGIVNVVGSSISLLTHCGVHINAGPEIGVASTKAYTSQFVAMVMFALSLSEDRASKQKRREEIMEGLSKISDQFREILKLNEPIKQMCERFFKNQKSLLLLGRGGQFPTALEGALKIKEISYLHCEAVMSGELKHGVLALVDENLPIIMILTRDGLFTKSLNAYQQVIARNGRPIVICNKDDPEFSSAQTEKIEVPKTVDCLQGLLNVIPLQLISYWLAVGEGLNVDFPRNLAKSVTVE; encoded by the exons ATGTG TGGTATCTTCGGCTACATCAACTACCTCGTCGAGAGAGACCGTAAATATATTCTCGACACTTTGCTCAATG GCCTCTCACGTCTCGAATATCGAGGATATGACTCTGCAGGTCTCGCAGTTGATGGtgacaagaagaatgaagtcTGTGCCTTTAAAGAAGTTGGGAAGGTTGCCAAGTTGAAACAACTCATCGAGGAATCCAAACCTGATCTTACCAAGACATTTGAGTCCCATGCTGGTATCTCTCACACACGTTGGGCTACGCACGGAACGCCCTCCCGTCTTAACTGCCACCCACACAG ATCCGACCCCAACTGGGAGTTCTCTGTAGTTCACAATGGAATTATTACAAACTACAAGGAGCTGAAGGCTCTATTGGAAAGCAAAGGCTTCCGTTTCGAGACTGAGACAGACACTGAATGCATTGCCAAGCTCACAAAGTATCTGTACGACCAGCAACCGGATATTGACTTCACTGTCTTGGCAAAGGCTGTCGTTAAAGAGCTTGCGGGTGCTTTCGGCCTCCTGATCAAGTCTGTGCACTACCCTCACGAAGTTATTGCCGCTCGTAAGGGTTCCCCTCTTGTGATCGGCGTGAGAACTTCCAGGAAAATGAAGGTGGATTTCGTGGATGTGGAATACTCAGAAGACGTGGCTCTCCCTGCTGAACAGGCTTCCCAAAACGCGGCGATCAAGAACTCTGCTACCGGTCTTCTCGCCCCTCCTGACAAATCTCTCCTTCATCGGTCCCAGTCTCGTGCTTTCCTGTCTGACGACGGAATTCCCCAGCCAGCTGAATTCTTCTTGTCATCTGATCCTTCCGCTATTATCGAGCACACTAAAAAGGTTCTGTaccttgaagatgatgacatCGCTCATATCCATGAGGGTCAACTCAACATTCATCGCTTGACTAAGGATGATGGCACTTCAAACGTCCGTGCTATCCAGACTATTGAGCTCGAATTGCAAGAAATCATGAAGGGCAAATTCGACCATTTCATGCAAAAGGAAATTTTTGAACAGCCTGAATCCGTAGTGAACACAATGAGAGGCCGTCTTGATGTTGCTAACAAGCAAGTTACTTTGGGAGGGCTTCGACAATACATCTCAACCATTCGTCGCTGCCGGAGGATTATATTCATTGCTTGCGGTACTAGTTACCATTCGTGCATGGCAGTTCGTGGAGTGTTCGAAGAGCTCACTGAGATTCCGATTGCGGTCGAACTGGCCTCGGACTTTTTGGACAGACAGGCGCCGGTCTTCCGCGACGACACATGCGTGTTCGTCTCTCAATCTGGAGAGACTGCGGACTCGCTTATGGCTCTCCGTTACTGTCTTGAACGTGGAGCTTTAACCGTTGGTATTGTCAACGTTGTGGGATCTTCCATTTCCCTTCTCACACATTGTGGTGTCCATATCAACGCTGGGCCTGAAATTGGTGTTGCTTCGACCAAGGCATACACTTCTCAGTTCGTTGCTATGGTAATGTTCGCTCTCTCGCTCAGCGAAGACCGAGcttcaaagcagaagagaCGTGAGGAAATCATGGAGGGGCTCTCTAAAATATCCGATCAATTTAGAGAAATTCTGAAACTCAACGAGCCCATCAAGCAGATGTGCGAGCGCTTTTTCAAAAATCAGAagagcttgcttttgctgggCAGGGGTGGCCAATTCCCTACTGCACTTGAAG GTGCCCTTAAGATTAAAGAGATATCCTATCTGCACTGTGAAGCCGTCATGTCCGGTGAACTGAAACACGGTGTTCTAGCTCTTGTTGATGAAAATTTGCCCATCATTATGATTCTTACCCGTGATGGTCTCTTCACCAAATCTCTGAATGCCTACCAGCAAGTCATCGCTCGGAATGGCCGCCCGATTGTGATTTGCAACAAGGATGACCCTGAGTTCTCCTCCGCTCAAACAGAGAAAATTGAGGTACCTAAGACAGTCGATTGCCTTCAAGGACTTCTCAACGTCATCCCCCTTCAGTTGATCTCCTACTGGCTTGCTGTGGGAGAGGGCCTAAACGTTGATTTCCCACGGAACCTTGCAAAGTCCGTTACCGTCGAGTAA
- a CDS encoding isocitrate dehydrogenase (NAD(+)) subunit 1 (transcript_id=CADANIAT00003260) translates to MSFGLACREDPPFFPAPRAASQSSSIILSFLFLPPPGFPHPASPHCTVLYLVKMFGTRTVQPAKSLFRRAAAQPSIVRSPIAARSFATVQQDIFKPTKYGGKYTVTLIPGDGIGAEVAESVKTIFKADNVPIEWEQVDVSGVDTGNKHSEELFKESIASLRRNKLGLKGILFTPVERSGHQSFNVALRQELDIFASVVLIKNIPGYKTRHDNVDLCIIRENTEGEYSGLEHQSVQGVVESLKIITRAKSERIAKFAFSFALANNRKKVTCIHKANIMKLADGLFRSTFHKTAENYPTLEVNDMIVDNASMQAVSRPQQFDVMVMPNLYGGILSNIGAALVGGPGVVPGCNMGRDVAVFEPGCRHVGLDIKGKDQANPSAMILSGSMLLRHLGLDDHANRISKAVYDVIGEGKTRTRDMGGQATTHEFTRAVLDKMEAAL, encoded by the exons ATGTCATTTGGCCTAGCATGCCGAGAGGATCCGCCGTTTTTTCCGGCGCCTCGTGCGGCATCTCAGTCTTCTTCCAtcattctctcttttctcttcctccctccgcCAGGTTTTCCGCATCCAGCCTCTCCCCATTGCACTGTTCTTTATTTAGTCAAGATGTTCGGCACCAGGACAGTTCAGCCCGCGAAG TCGCTGTTCCGACGCGCTGCTGCTCAACCTTCCATCGTCCGCTCCCCCATTGCGGCAAGAT CTTTTGCGACAGTTCAGCAGgatatcttcaagccaaCGAAGTATGGTGGCAAATACACTGTGACTCTTATCCCAG GTGACGGTATCGGTGCCGAAGTTGCGGAGTCAGTTAAGACTATCTTCAAAGCCGACAATGTACCCATTGAGTGGGAGCAGGTTGATGTCAGTGGCGTAGACACCGGCAACAAGCACTCTGAGGAACTCTTCAAGGAATCAATTGCTTCTCTTCGACGAAACAAGCTTGGCCTGAAGGGTATTCTCTTTACCCCAGTTGAGCGGTCTGGCCACCAGTCCTTCAACGTCGCTCTTCGACAGGAACTCGATATCTTCGCTTCTGTCGtgctcatcaagaacatcccCGGCTATAAGACTCGCCATGACAATGTTGACCTCTGCATCATCCGTGAGAACACAGAGGGTGAATACTCTGGTCTTGAGCACCAGTCTGTGCAAGGAGTCGTCGAGTCACTTAAGATTATCACTCGCGCCAAGTCCGAGCGTATCGCTAAGTTTGCATTCAGCTTTGCGCTTGCCAACAACAGGAAGAAGGTCACTTGCATCCACAAAGCTAATATCATGAAGCTTGCGGACGGTTTGTTCCGCAGCACTTTCCACAAGACTGCCGAAAACTACCCAACCCTGGAGGTTAACGATATGATTGTCGACAACGCTTCTATGCAGGCTGTCTCTCGTCCTCAGCAGTTTGATGTGATGGTTATGCCCAACCTGTACGGTGGTATTCTTTCCAACATTGGCGCTGCCCTCGTTGGTGGACCCGGTGTTGTTCCCGGGTGCAACATGGGACGAGATGTTGCTGTCTTCGAGCCTGGCTGCCGTCACGTTGGTCTCGATATCAAAGGCAAGGATCAGGCCAACCCCAGCGCTATGATTTTGTCTGGTTCGATGcttctccgccatctcgGACTCGACGACCATGCAAACCGTATTTCCAAGGCTGTCTATGACGTGATTGGTGAAGG TAAAACGCGGACTCGTGACATGGGCGGACAAGCCACCACTCATGAGTTCACTCGTGCCGTTCTTGACAAGATGGAGGCTGCTCTGTAA
- a CDS encoding 18S rRNA methyltransferase BUD23 (transcript_id=CADANIAT00003261) produces MSRPEDILPPDLFYDDNESRKYTTSSRIRNIQSDMTHRALELLDLKAPSLILDVGCGSGLSGEILSQEPREQGGPHTWIGMDISPSMLDIALQRGVEGDLFLADIGQGVPFRPGTFDAAISISAIQWLCNAETSDVSPEGRLRRFFEGLFASLRRGGRAVCQFYPKNDAQRTMISGAAIKAGFGAGILEDDPGTKNSKLYLVLTVGGGGLQGDITGVVDGMNDVDIMDARRKAQEHGKATISRKGDKAWILRKKEQMAKKGKVVKANSKYTGRKRRPAF; encoded by the exons ATGTCGCGCCCCGAAGATATTTT ACCCCCGGACCTCTTTTACGACGACAATGAGTCGCGAAAATATACCACTTCATCACGAATCCGTAACATTCAGTCAGACATGACGCACAGGGCTCTCGAACTCCTTGACCTCAAGGCGCCGTCTTTAATCCTCGATGTTGGTTGTGGCTCTGGCCTGTCTGGTGAAATACTCTCTCAAGAACCACGTGAGCAAGGAGGTCCGCACACCTGGATTGGAATGGATATTTCACCTAGCATGCTTGATATAGCACTACAGCGAGGAGTGGAGGGGGATTTGTTCCTTGCGGATATTGGACAGGGTGTACCGTTCCGACCCGGAACGTTCGACGCGGCAATTAGCATCAGTGCCATCCAGTGGTTATGCAATGCGGAAACAAGCGATGTTAGCCCGGAAGGTCGCCTTCGGAGATTTTTCGAAGGCCTTTTTGCTAGTCTTCGACGAGGTGGGCGTGCTGTTTGTCAGTTTTACCCCAAAAATGATGCCCAACGCACAATGATCAGCGGCGCCGCCATCAAGGCCGGGTTTGGGGCTGGTATCTTGGAGGATGATCCTGGTACAAAAAATAGCAAGTTATACCTTGTTCTCACAGTCGGTGGTGGAGGTTTGCAGGGTGATATTACTGGTGTTGTGGATGGGATGAATGACGTCGATATCATGGACGCGAGGAGAAAGGCTCAGGAACACGGGAAAGCTACTATCTCCAGGAAGGGCGACAAGGCTTGGATCTTGCGGAAAAAAGAGCAAATGGCTAAAAAGGGCAAGGTTGTCAAGGCAAATTCAAAGTATACTGGCCGCAAAAGGCGTCCAGCCTTTTGA
- a CDS encoding lumazine synthase RIB4 (transcript_id=CADANIAT00003256) yields the protein MQSLKGPGAPQAYDGSGLRVAIVHARWNMGIIGPLVDGATKTLRAAGVAEDHIEIHTVPGSYELPFAVQRLYSASQLQAANAGSSGEGISATDLLSSSTADVSKTPSTASSAASKPYDAIIAIGVLIKGETMHFEYIADAVTHGLMRVQLDTGVPVIFGVLTLLTEEQGLERAGLGSKGMHNHGEDWGNAAVELGVRRRGWAKGEVA from the exons ATGCAATCTCTTAAAGGGCCCGGAGCTCCTCAGGCCTATGACG GGTCTGGGCTACGAGTTGCTATTGTTCACGCGAGATGGAATATGGGAATTATCGGTCCTCTTGTAGACGGTGCTACTAAAACACTACGGGCAGCCGGAGTTGCAGAGGATCACATTGAAATTCACACTGTTCCAGGAAGCTACGAACTGCCATTTGCTGTCCAGCG TCTCTACTCTGCCTCGCAACTACAAGCCGCCAACGCGGGGTCATCGGGGGAAGGCATCAGCGCAACAGATCTACTCTCGTCTTCTACGGCGGATGTGAGCAAGACGCCATCGACAGCCTCAAGCGCTGCTTCGAAACCCTACGACGCGATCATTGCGATTGGGGTTCTCATCAAGGGCGAGACGATGCACTTCGAGTACATTGCAGACGCGGTCACCCATGGCTTGATGCGTGTTCAGCTAGATACCGGTGTTCCTGTCATTTTCGGCGTGCTCACTCTTTTGACTGAAGAGCAAGGTCTTGAGAGAGCTGGATTGGGTTCTAAGGGAATGCACAATCACGGTGAAGACTGGGGAAATGCGGCCGTTGAACTTGGCGTTAGGAGAAGAGGCTGGGCAAAGGGCGAGGTTGCTTGA